One Silene latifolia isolate original U9 population chromosome 4, ASM4854445v1, whole genome shotgun sequence DNA segment encodes these proteins:
- the LOC141653645 gene encoding subtilisin-like protease SBT2.5 has translation MASKQRELYFVFLNFDPEYERLRTDRSKRGAYELDMYLSRKHDELLARTLEPGSYNKTLSLVIVDGFAVEISDDQAKTLRSTMEVRVVEKNQELP, from the exons ATGGCAAGCAAACAAAGGGAGCTTTACTTCGTTTTCTTGAACTTTGATCCTGAATATGAACGCCTTCGAACCGATAG GTCAAAGAGAGGAGCATATGAGCTTGATATGTATCTAAGTAGGAAGCATGATGAACTTCTAGCTAGAACCCTTGAGCCAGGGAGCTACAATAAGACTTTGTCACTTGTTATTGTTGATGGATTCGCTGTCGAAATTTCCGATGATCAG GCAAAGACTCTTCGATCTACCATGGAAGTGAGAGTAGTGGAGAAAAATCAGGAGTTGCCTTAA